A segment of the Hallerella succinigenes genome:
AACAGCGCCTCCATATTCACTCCCTTAAAATTGCGGATAATTTGGAATTCATCAAATGCAATCACAAACGTCTTTTTTTGGGAACCCAGAAAATCAAAAAATACTTTTGAGCGTAGAAAGCTTCTGCCCATCGTTCTGGTACGCAATGCTCACCTGTGGCGAACCCGAAACAGGGTCGTACGACACCAATGGACGAATCCCAGGAAAAAATGAGAAGAACTTCTTCAAAGTAGGCTCGGCCTTCACAGCTGAGACAATGGATTCCGAAAGGAGCTTGACAAAATCCTCCAGATTGTCTGCCGAGTAAATGTCGCAATAGCAGAGCGTCATGGAGCGGCGTTTTTTGGCAAGTTCATCAAAAACGTGGTAGACCAATCCCGTTTTGCCATAACGACGCGGAGAAATCAGCGTCACATGGATGCCGTTTTGCAATCGTCTATAATATCCCGTGTTTCTTTTTCGCGATCGCAAAAAAAGTTTCAGCGCTTTCGTAAGGGCGTAAAACAAAAGGATTTTCCATAGATACCTCCATTTAACATTTTGTAATATACAAAATGTTAAACAAAAAAAAATCAACAGGAAATATGAGCTTAACAAAAACAAGGTGACCCATAGTCCTGGAGCCCCATCTTCTAACCACAACACAATTGAATGTTTAGAGAGTATGCCTTATTCCGCATCCTTGATCAGACGGACAGAAGCGTATTCTGGATAATCTTCGTCGTCAATTTCATCAACACCATCTTCGAAACGCACACACGTGTAGAATTTTTCGCGACTAATCGCATGGCTTATCGGGTCAACCGTTTTTTCGACACACCAAAATCGTCAAAATTGTTTATCTTTTCATCACCCAAAACAGAGACCTATGTTCGCAATTCCGCACCTCCAAATTACACGTATCTATTACAGGCTTGTTATCGAAAACTACAAGCGTTTTTTCAGGTTTCCAGAAGCGGGCATACGCGGAGCACTTGGTTATTACCTGTACGATGAAATCACCAAGGATTTTGCAAGCCCCGCCCACCGTGAAAACTGCACGCACCTTTACAGCGCACTCCTTGACCCCTTGCCGGGCACACCCGCACCGCCCGAAGGTCCGCAACCCCGTTCCATAAACCTGCGATTTTTCGCCTTGCCGCAGGAACACGACAAGGCCGGACTCGAAGTCACCTTCTTTGGACTGTCCAGCACACTTTCCGATACACTCGAAAAATGCCTGACCGCTCTTGGCGAAGAAGGTATCGGACACGATGCGACACGTTTCTACATTGACGGGATGCGCCCACCAACCGTCACAGACATTGCAGATGTTCAGGTCTCCAATAGCGATTCGCTCAAGCTCGTTTTTTTTACGCCGACAACCTTTAGACACTACCGCAAGGAGTCCACAGACTGGAACCTTGAAATGTTCTCGTGGAACCTTCTGCAAAGAATAGAGCTGCTTTGCAAGGCCTACGGCAGTATAGACGGCGCAGACTGGAACTTCGACGAACTCTTGCACGATTTACTCGCCATGGAATCCCAGGCAGCAACCACCAAGACAACAAGGTCTCGACTGAGTTCTCGCCAGAACAAGCGCATCTACTACTCCGGTTTTACGGGCACGGTAATCCTAAAGAACATTTCCGAAACAGCGAGAGTGCTCCTTTCGATAGGGGAAATGGTCGGAGTCGGCAAGAACACCACCTTTGGCGGCGGGCGATACGCGATTACCGTATAGAAAAAAGTTTACAGCTGATTTTTTGCGTTTTTTCGCGAAAAATGATGTATATTTAGGGTATTGGGGCCCAGACCCGCGAGTTTGAGCAGTATATTCTAAGCACCGGCAAAAACGCAATCAGGCTACTTCGTTGAATATCAACGAGTTAGAGAAAAATCCTTCGGAAAAAGTCGATTCGAAGGTAGTGCTCAAAAAGTCTGGCAGAAAAACGCCCTCTGGAACCCTTGATTTATAAGGCCTCGGCGATGCCACCCCTCCGAAAGCACTCCACGATATACAGTGGATTAAGACCCATAATCGTCTGTAAGTGCGAAGCAGTCAATGGCACTCCGAAAGCACTCCACGATATACAGTGGATTAAGACTGCGATTACCCGACGCAAAAACATAAGACGCTTGTTCCTCCGAAAGCACTCCACGATATACAGTGGATTAAGACTCCACGCGGTGTGGGTACGTGAAGAGCGTTGCGTGGCTCCGAAAGCACTCCACGATATACAGTGGATTAAGACAACTTGGACAAGTCGCGAGCCTTCTTGACCATATAGGCTCCAAAAGCACTCCACGACATACAGTGGATTAAGACTGCACAACCACGGAACCATCGTCGCAAGTCTTGGCTCCAAAAGCACTCCACGATATACAGTGGATTAAGACCCCTCTTAAGGGCTTCTGTCAGCTTCCGTTCGATCTCCGAAAGCACTCCACGATATACAGTGGATTAAGACTTGAGTCTTGAAAGGATAGCCTCCGTGATTTGCTCTCCGAAAGCACTCCACGATATACAGTGGATTAAGACTCCCGAACCCACGCACTGAACGGCGTCATCGCTCGGTGCTCCGAAAGCACTCCACGATATACAGTGGATTAAGACGCAAGTCTACGATTACTTCTGTAGTGACAACACTGACTCCGAAAGCACTCCACGATATACAGTGGATTAAGACTTTTAATTCTTCTCTATTGTTTATTGTTTTGAGCTCCAAAAGCACTCCACGATAAACCACGAACCCCATTTGCGTTTTTGCTGACAAATTTTAGGCTCCGCTTCGGCGGGGCCTTTTGTGTTTTGTACTACATATAAAAACGTATTTCTGTATACGATTTTGTATATACATCCATCAACGCATATAGTCCTAATTCTCCACCCTGCGATTTTTGCCTGAAAATCGCATTTTCCTTTTGGCACGGGTTTTGCAAATAGCTGTATGTCCGGGAAACTCCCGGACAAAACAACAACCCTCAACAAAGGAGAACAACCATGATTCCAATACTCCCCATCCTCGCCGGAATCGCATCCGCAACAACCATCATCAAAAACATCCGCGACATATAAAAAAGGAGGCCATCTATGGCAATCGCCTTCCTCGCCACAATCATCGGATTCCTCGTCATCGCCCACCAATCCTAACCCATCCCCTAACCCAAAGGAGGCTCGCCATGTCCTTCATCCCCGAATATAACGACACCGTCTTCAGCGAAATCTAATCGCCCAACCTCCATCAACCATACATAAAATCTTTCGCGGTAGCCCCGCCCGCAAAAGATTTTCTTTACCATAAGGGACTTTCAACTATGAACCTCTACATCACAGAACAAGGAACAAGCATCCGCAAACAAGGCAACCACCTCCGCCTCACAAAAGCAGACAAACTCGTCGGAGACTACCTGATTTCAGAAATATCCTCGGTAAACATCATGGGCGCAGCATCCATCAGCAGCGACGCAATGGCATCGCTCAACGACGCCGGAGCAAGCGTAGCCTTCCTTGACCGCGGCGGACGATTCAAAGGCAAATACACCTCGCAATCCGCCAAGAACGTTTATCTAAGACTCGCCCAATACGACGCTTTCCGTAATCGTCACGAATCCTTCGAAATTGCAAGGGGCTTCGTCGTATCAAAAATAGAAAGCGGAATCGCGCTGCTGAACGCCTGCGACAAGAATCCGCACAACCCCTTCCGCTTTGACGCACGCCCCGCAATGCAAAAGTCGCTCCAGTCTGCAATGGACTGCTCCGGCACCGACAAAAATACGCTCCGCGGAATCGAAGGCAACGCCGCCAAAATCTATTTTTCAAGTTACGCACAATGCCTTATGAATGGCATCCGCTTCCCCGGACGAAAATTTCACCCCTGCACCGATCCCGTAAACGCACTGTTATCACTCGGCTACGCATTTACCGCAAAACGCATCGAAGCCTTGCTCGAGACCTATGGATTCGACCCCGCCATCGGATTCCTGCATGAACCCGAATACGGCAGGGCATCTCTTGCCTGCGACATGCTCGAAGAGTTCCGCCACCCGCTTGTCGATAGACTCGTCCTTAAAATACTCAATAGAAAATTCATTGGCACAACAGACTTTGTACGCAAGGGCGACTCGGACGACAGCCCGCTACAACTGACCCGCGAGGGAATGGCCGCGTTCATCCGCCACTACGAGGAATTCTGCGATTCGCCGAACCGCGTGGTACCAGACAACGAAGGCGCATCCTGGAACAGCCTAATGCGTTTGCGCGTAGAAGCTTTGCGCCGCCGCCTACTCAAGAAAAAACAAAACACAGTGGGCATCACAACTCAGGAGGCCGCATGAAATACGTGGTGGCATTTGACATTTCTAACGGCAAGAAACGGAAAGCCGCTGCCAAAGCCTGTGCAAAATGGGGATTCCGCGTGCAAAGATCAGTCTTTGAAATCTTTATGGATTCTTCAAAAGTGGAGGATTTTTCAGAGCAGCTTCTCGGGATAATCAACCCTGATCATGACACGGTTCGTTTGTATCCTCTCGACAGTGACAACGACCAAAACATCGTGATTATCGGCACGGGCAAGCCGGTTCGGAAACTTTCTTACGCAATTATATAGATCAAGCCGTTTTTGGTGGTTTTTCGCGGAAAATGATGTATATTTGGGGTATTGGGCCCAAACCCGCGAGTTTGAGCAGTATATTTGAGACACCGGCATCATCGGCTACTCCATCATCCAAAAAAATCCGCGACATCTAACCCTTACCCAAAGGAGGCTTGCCATGTCCATCATCCCCGAATACTCCGACACCGCTATCATCGACTAAACGCCATCCCGCCAACCCACAGCCTTCATTTTTACCTCCTGAACACAAATCCCCGGTGCAACGCGCGTCGGGGATTTTTTCGTTGTTTTGGGTGGGACGGCGCGACTTTTTACTTATTCGCGAATCCATATTGCAAAAAAGGGGCAATTATACTATATTGATTTAGAATGCGAAATTTTTCGCATTGATTTTTTTCGCACAGGGAGCATCATGAACCCGTTCAAATTCGGAACCATCGTAGAAGACGAATATTTCACGGATCGCGTGAACGAACTTGCGCAGATTAAGGAATTACTGAACAGCGAGAACCATCTCGTGCTAATATCCCCGCGCAGATTCGGCAAGAGCAGCCTGGTAGCAAGGGCGCTTCGGCAGATTGGCCGTCCGTCCATAACTATTGACTTCATGAAAGTCCTGAATGTGGAAGATTTGGCTTCCCAAATTTTACGCCAGGTGTTCCAGATACACAAATTCGAAAAGATCAAGCACCTTATGAAGCTTTTCCGCGTCGTGCCCACGCTCTCCTTCAATCCGGTGACCGAAGGTATGGATGTGAGCTTCGTTCCCTCGGTAGGAAAACCGTCCGCCATGTTGGAAGATTCCCTGGACTTATTGGAAAAGGTGTCTTCTGCAAAGAACCGACTTATCGTGGTGTTCGATGAATTCCAGGAAGTGAATTCCATAGACAAAACCCTGGCGAAGCAGCTGCGGGCCATCATGCAACGGCAGAAGGGATTGAATTACGTGTTTATGGGTAGCCAGGAATCCATGATGGAGGAAATATTCGAAAAGAAAAAGTCCCCATTTTTCCATTTTGGCGAACGCATGAACCTGAAGAAAATTCCTTACGAGGATTTCTATTCCTATATAGAAAGCCGCCTGCCAAATATGCCAGCAGAGCGAAAGGCTGCCATCACAGAAGAAATTTTGAAATTCACAGATGTGCACCCTTATTACACGCAACAGCTTTCGGCCGCAGTCTATAACGCAATCGAGTACAGCAAGGTCAAGGAGAATCCTGTGGCCCACGCCATAAAGAGGCAGGTGGAAGAGCATTCCCTAGATTACGAGCGACTCTGGGCGAACATGAACCGCACCGACCGCAAGGTGATGCTCGCGCTAGCCAATAGGCGCAACCCCATGACCGATAGATCGATGGCCCCCAGTACTTTGTTCAGCGCCATCAAACGTCTGCTGAAACAGGGGTACGTCATCAAGACCACCGGTTATGAGCTCGAAGACCCATTCTTTGGTGAATGGATTTTAGGGAACTAAAAAATGGGGGCTCCGCTTCGGCGGGGCCTTTTGTGTTTTGTACGGCATATAAAAATGTATTTCTGTATACATTTTCGTATACGCATTCATCAACATTTTCAGCCCTGTTTTTCCACCCTGCGATTTTTGCTTAAAAAACAGCATTTTCCTTTTGGCACGGGTTTTGCATATAGCTGTATGTTCGAGAAAATCTCGGACAACAAACCCTTAACCAAGGAGAATCACTATGCTCCCACTACAACTCCTCATCACCAGCGTCACCACCATCTACAACATCGTCGAATACATCAACAGCAACAAATAACCCACCACACCCTAACCAAAAGAAACCTCGCTATATGCGAAACCGAACTCGAATTCCTCGCCAAATACTGCTAAACCCACAGCTTTCATATTTACCTCCTGAAAACAAATCCCCGGCGCCACGCGTATCGGGGATTTTTCGTTGTTTCGGGTGAAATTATGTGATTTTTCGCGAAAAATGATGTATATTTGGGGTATTAGGGCCCAGACCCGCGAGTTTGAGCAGTATATTCTAAGCACCGGCAAAAAGGCAATCAGGCTACTTCGTTGAATATCAACGAGTTATAAGAAAATCCTCCGAAAAAAAGTCGATTCGAAGGTAGTGCTCAAAAAGTCTGGCAGAAAAACGCCCTCTGGAACCCTTGATTTATAAGGCCCCGGCGATGCCACCCTCCGAAAGCACTCCACGATATACAGTGGATTAAGACTTCTGAAAGTTGTTTAAGTAGTCTTAACCTGTATCTCCGAAAGCACTCCACGATATACAGTGGATTAAGACCATACTTCACAGCAAAAGTATTGTACTTGTCTTTGCTCCGAAAGCACTCCACGATATACAGTGGATTAAGACCCAAAAGCCTATAGTATGCCTTGTCCGTATTTCGTACCTCCGAAAGCACTCCACGATATACAGTGGATTAAGACTTTTTTGCTCATATGAGAAAGGATTTTGAGAGTCTCTCCGAAAGCACTCCACGATATACAGTGGATTAAGACATCTCTGCGAAGATCTCTGATAACGGAGTTTCTCCTCCGAAAGCACTCCACGATATACAGTGGATTAAGACGGAACTAAACGTTCCTTAGCATCCCTCTTCGCCTCCGAAAGCATTCCACGATAAACCACGAACCCCATTTGCGTTTTTGCTGACAAATTTTAGGCTCCGCTTCGGCGGGGCCTTTTGTGTTTTTGTACTACATATAAAAATGTATTTCTGTATACGATTTTGTATATACATCCATCAACGCATATAGTCCTACTTCTCTACCCTGCGATTTTCGCTTAAAAAGCACATTTTCCTTTTGGCACGGGTTTTGCATATAGCTGTATGTCCGGGAAACTCCCTGGCAAAACAACAACCCTCAATAAAGGAGACTCACTATGATCCCATTACCACTCATCATCAGCGGCGTCACCACCATCTACAACATCGTCGAATACATCAACAGCAACAAATAACCCTCCATCCCTAACCCAAAGGAGGCCCGCCATGCCCATCATCCCCGAATACTCCGACACCGCCGTCATCGACTAACTGCCATCTAGCTAGTCGTCCCTTAAAATCCCGCCCAGCCCGCATAACTATTGGGAAAAACTGATTTCTACCCTGTGAAAATATTGCAAGGTTTTCTAAAATATGATTGAAAACCTTGCAATTTTTTATGTACAGACCGCCAAAATCCCACGCACAG
Coding sequences within it:
- the cas2 gene encoding CRISPR-associated endonuclease Cas2 gives rise to the protein MKYVVAFDISNGKKRKAAAKACAKWGFRVQRSVFEIFMDSSKVEDFSEQLLGIINPDHDTVRLYPLDSDNDQNIVIIGTGKPVRKLSYAII
- the cas6 gene encoding CRISPR system precrRNA processing endoribonuclease RAMP protein Cas6, whose translation is MFAIPHLQITRIYYRLVIENYKRFFRFPEAGIRGALGYYLYDEITKDFASPAHRENCTHLYSALLDPLPGTPAPPEGPQPRSINLRFFALPQEHDKAGLEVTFFGLSSTLSDTLEKCLTALGEEGIGHDATRFYIDGMRPPTVTDIADVQVSNSDSLKLVFFTPTTFRHYRKESTDWNLEMFSWNLLQRIELLCKAYGSIDGADWNFDELLHDLLAMESQAATTKTTRSRLSSRQNKRIYYSGFTGTVILKNISETARVLLSIGEMVGVGKNTTFGGGRYAITV
- the cas1 gene encoding CRISPR-associated endonuclease Cas1 produces the protein MNLYITEQGTSIRKQGNHLRLTKADKLVGDYLISEISSVNIMGAASISSDAMASLNDAGASVAFLDRGGRFKGKYTSQSAKNVYLRLAQYDAFRNRHESFEIARGFVVSKIESGIALLNACDKNPHNPFRFDARPAMQKSLQSAMDCSGTDKNTLRGIEGNAAKIYFSSYAQCLMNGIRFPGRKFHPCTDPVNALLSLGYAFTAKRIEALLETYGFDPAIGFLHEPEYGRASLACDMLEEFRHPLVDRLVLKILNRKFIGTTDFVRKGDSDDSPLQLTREGMAAFIRHYEEFCDSPNRVVPDNEGASWNSLMRLRVEALRRRLLKKKQNTVGITTQEAA
- a CDS encoding AAA family ATPase; translation: MNPFKFGTIVEDEYFTDRVNELAQIKELLNSENHLVLISPRRFGKSSLVARALRQIGRPSITIDFMKVLNVEDLASQILRQVFQIHKFEKIKHLMKLFRVVPTLSFNPVTEGMDVSFVPSVGKPSAMLEDSLDLLEKVSSAKNRLIVVFDEFQEVNSIDKTLAKQLRAIMQRQKGLNYVFMGSQESMMEEIFEKKKSPFFHFGERMNLKKIPYEDFYSYIESRLPNMPAERKAAITEEILKFTDVHPYYTQQLSAAVYNAIEYSKVKENPVAHAIKRQVEEHSLDYERLWANMNRTDRKVMLALANRRNPMTDRSMAPSTLFSAIKRLLKQGYVIKTTGYELEDPFFGEWILGN